Proteins found in one Mobula hypostoma unplaced genomic scaffold, sMobHyp1.1 scaffold_67, whole genome shotgun sequence genomic segment:
- the LOC134341445 gene encoding ATP-dependent RNA helicase DeaD-like, producing RDEGGRDERGERREGERREGRREGRERREGRERRE from the exons agagacGAGGGGGGGAGAGACGAGCGGGGGGAGAGACGAGAGGGGGAGAgacgagagggg agacgagaggggagggagagacgagaggggagggagagacgagag